The proteins below come from a single Prolixibacter sp. NT017 genomic window:
- the rpsU gene encoding 30S ribosomal protein S21: protein MIVIPLKEGENIERALKRFKRKFEKTGVVKELRSRQAYTKPSVERRTEIKKAIYIQQMQREED from the coding sequence ATGATTGTAATTCCCTTGAAAGAAGGAGAGAACATCGAACGTGCTCTCAAGCGTTTCAAAAGAAAATTTGAAAAAACCGGAGTAGTAAAAGAACTGCGTAGCCGTCAGGCTTATACCAAACCTTCGGTTGAGCGTCGCACGGAGATTAAAAAAGCGATCTATATTCAGCAAATGCAGCGTGAGGAAGATTAA
- a CDS encoding sodium-dependent transporter yields the protein MQGNRDSFSSRFGVIAAAAGSAIGLGNIWRFPYVLGENGGGAFFLMYLFFIILIGIPLMLTEMTLGRSAQRNAYGTFKFLAPKTGWPAVGIMGVAAAFLILSFYSAVAGWTLEYTLQAVKNGFAGKTPVELNAMYNDFVSGSVWPVVWMLIFLFLTAAIVVAGVQKGIEKYTKILMPVLLVIIIILDIRAITLPGAGEGLDFLFKPDFSKLSANTVLEALGQAFFSLSLGMGTIITYGSYINRKERLMSTAASVSLADTLIAVLAGVAIFPAVFAFNIEPDAGPKLVFITLPNIFQQMPGGYFFALLFFVLLVIAALTSSISLLEVIVAYFTEELNISRKKATWLSGATVGVLGVLSALSYGPLKDNTLFDKTAFDLFDYVSSNILLPFGGLLITIFAGYILKKAVVKDGVEGEGGHEKLFKLYYFIIKFLAPVAIAFVFLNSLGILKF from the coding sequence ATGCAAGGCAACAGAGACAGCTTTTCAAGTCGCTTTGGAGTTATCGCTGCAGCGGCCGGTTCGGCCATCGGACTGGGTAACATTTGGCGATTTCCTTATGTGCTGGGAGAAAACGGAGGAGGAGCGTTTTTCCTGATGTACCTGTTTTTCATAATCCTGATTGGTATCCCGTTAATGCTAACCGAAATGACGCTTGGAAGAAGCGCTCAACGAAATGCTTACGGTACCTTTAAATTCCTTGCCCCGAAAACCGGATGGCCGGCAGTTGGTATTATGGGCGTAGCTGCTGCATTTCTTATTTTGTCTTTCTACAGTGCCGTAGCCGGATGGACGTTAGAATACACGCTTCAGGCCGTTAAAAATGGCTTTGCGGGGAAAACGCCGGTAGAGTTGAATGCGATGTATAACGATTTTGTTTCAGGTTCAGTCTGGCCGGTAGTTTGGATGCTTATTTTTCTTTTTCTGACAGCGGCGATTGTTGTGGCAGGTGTTCAGAAAGGGATTGAGAAGTATACAAAGATTTTGATGCCGGTTTTGCTGGTGATCATCATTATCCTCGATATTAGAGCGATTACGCTTCCCGGCGCAGGCGAAGGGCTGGATTTTCTATTCAAACCCGATTTCAGCAAGCTGAGTGCCAACACGGTTTTGGAAGCCCTGGGCCAGGCTTTCTTTTCGCTTAGTCTGGGGATGGGAACCATTATAACCTATGGTTCCTACATTAACCGGAAGGAAAGACTGATGAGTACTGCGGCTTCCGTTTCGTTAGCCGATACACTGATAGCCGTGTTGGCCGGAGTTGCCATTTTCCCAGCGGTTTTTGCTTTCAATATCGAGCCGGATGCCGGGCCTAAACTGGTGTTTATTACATTGCCTAATATTTTTCAGCAGATGCCGGGAGGATACTTCTTTGCATTGTTATTCTTTGTTCTGCTTGTCATCGCCGCACTTACGTCCTCTATTTCATTGCTGGAGGTGATTGTGGCCTATTTCACAGAGGAGTTAAATATTAGCCGTAAAAAAGCAACCTGGTTGTCGGGGGCAACAGTTGGTGTTTTAGGAGTTTTGAGTGCCTTGTCCTATGGTCCGTTAAAAGATAATACCCTGTTTGATAAGACAGCATTTGATTTGTTCGACTATGTTTCCTCCAATATATTGTTGCCTTTCGGCGGATTATTGATTACGATTTTTGCCGGTTATATTCTTAAGAAGGCGGTAGTAAAAGATGGCGTTGAAGGGGAAGGTGGGCACGAGAAACTCTTTAAGTTATATTATTTCATCATCAAGTTTCTGGCGCCGGTGGCCATCGCCTTTGTCTTTTTGAATAGTCTTGGGATTCTGAAATTCTAA
- a CDS encoding helix-hairpin-helix domain-containing protein — MKFPFLRTYFSFSKREKNGVLILLAVLLVMVAINLLLPVIVPSPKYDFTEWEEEVAAYQKKQDSLLREEYQLHPVPFNPNKVSRKELVEMGIAEKSASNWVNYLRKGGHFRKPEDIGKIYGLPDSVSEKLIPFVRMKEDATPRATKSTEVKPVRTLVASAKSEVRAAVSVTENVIPVVDLNRADSVSLEKLPGIGPVLAGRIVRYRRLLGGYYSTGQLKEVYGLRPEHYDRAVPYLKVTADSVRSIQINFASLGDLARHPYISYREAKAVVNKREKEGKIEGFEALGDIFLPEKVEKLQPYIIFAP; from the coding sequence ATGAAATTTCCATTTCTGCGTACATATTTCAGTTTCTCGAAAAGAGAGAAAAACGGAGTTTTGATTTTACTTGCTGTTTTATTGGTAATGGTAGCAATTAATCTGTTGTTGCCTGTTATTGTTCCATCTCCGAAATATGATTTCACCGAATGGGAAGAAGAGGTTGCAGCTTATCAGAAAAAGCAGGACAGTCTGTTGCGGGAGGAGTACCAGCTACATCCAGTTCCGTTCAATCCCAACAAGGTTTCCCGAAAAGAGTTGGTGGAAATGGGGATTGCGGAAAAATCGGCATCGAACTGGGTGAACTATCTACGAAAAGGAGGGCATTTTCGGAAACCGGAAGATATTGGAAAAATCTATGGTTTACCCGATTCGGTCAGTGAAAAGCTTATTCCTTTTGTCCGGATGAAAGAAGATGCAACACCTCGGGCTACAAAAAGTACAGAGGTTAAACCTGTCCGTACGTTAGTGGCAAGTGCTAAGAGCGAGGTGCGAGCGGCGGTTTCGGTAACGGAGAACGTGATTCCGGTTGTCGATTTAAACCGTGCTGATTCTGTCAGTTTGGAAAAACTACCGGGAATCGGTCCGGTGCTGGCCGGGCGAATTGTAAGATACCGCAGGCTGCTGGGGGGCTATTATTCCACCGGGCAATTGAAGGAGGTGTATGGTCTGAGGCCGGAACACTACGACCGGGCTGTTCCTTATTTAAAGGTAACAGCGGACTCTGTGCGGTCCATTCAAATCAACTTTGCCTCGCTGGGCGATTTGGCCCGTCATCCGTATATCAGCTACCGTGAAGCCAAAGCAGTAGTGAACAAAAGGGAAAAAGAGGGGAAGATCGAAGGTTTCGAAGCGCTGGGTGATATTTTCCTTCCTGAAAAAGTTGAAAAACTACAACCTTACATTATCTTTGCGCCGTAA
- the fbaA gene encoding class II fructose-bisphosphate aldolase — protein sequence MSAKLFENIKPGVVTGEDLQTIFKVAKENNFALPAVNVTGTDTVNAVLEAAKVVNSPVIIQLSNGGASFYAGKGLKLEGQQAAILGGISAAKHIHTVAEAYGVHVILHTDHAAKKLLPWIDGLLDAGEKHFEQYGKPLFSSHMLDLSEETLEENIEISKKYLARMSKMGMTLEIELGITGGEEDGVDNTGIDNSLLYTQPEDVYYAYTELSKVSPNFTVAASFGNVHGVYKPGNVVLRPIILKNSQDYIAEKLGLEDKKPVNFVFHGGSGSKPEEIHEAIGYGVIKMNIDTDTQWAMWNGVREFEAKNHDYLQSQIGNPEGDEKPNKKYYDPRVWLRAGEQGVIDRLKEAFEALNALDRN from the coding sequence ATGAGCGCAAAATTATTCGAAAACATTAAGCCTGGTGTTGTAACCGGGGAAGACCTTCAGACCATTTTTAAAGTAGCTAAAGAGAACAACTTCGCTCTTCCGGCAGTAAACGTAACCGGAACCGATACAGTTAACGCAGTATTGGAAGCTGCTAAAGTTGTTAACTCACCGGTCATCATCCAGCTTTCAAACGGTGGTGCTTCTTTTTATGCAGGTAAAGGGTTGAAACTCGAAGGTCAGCAAGCTGCTATTCTTGGAGGAATTTCAGCTGCCAAACATATTCATACCGTTGCTGAGGCATACGGAGTACATGTAATTCTTCATACTGACCACGCAGCAAAAAAACTGTTGCCCTGGATTGACGGTTTGCTTGATGCTGGTGAAAAGCATTTCGAGCAATACGGAAAACCGTTGTTCAGTTCGCACATGCTCGACCTGTCAGAAGAGACACTGGAAGAAAACATCGAGATTTCGAAAAAATACCTGGCTCGCATGAGCAAAATGGGTATGACCCTTGAAATTGAGTTGGGTATCACCGGTGGTGAAGAAGACGGTGTTGACAATACCGGAATCGATAACTCATTGCTGTATACTCAGCCGGAAGACGTTTACTATGCTTACACTGAATTGAGCAAAGTATCTCCGAACTTCACGGTTGCAGCCTCATTTGGTAATGTACACGGAGTTTACAAACCGGGTAACGTCGTATTGCGTCCGATTATCCTGAAAAACTCTCAGGATTACATTGCTGAAAAACTGGGTCTTGAAGACAAGAAGCCGGTTAACTTTGTATTCCACGGTGGTTCAGGTTCCAAGCCGGAAGAAATCCACGAAGCTATCGGTTATGGTGTTATCAAAATGAATATCGATACCGATACTCAGTGGGCTATGTGGAATGGTGTTCGTGAATTCGAAGCTAAAAACCACGATTACCTGCAATCACAGATTGGTAACCCGGAAGGTGACGAAAAGCCGAACAAAAAATACTATGATCCTCGTGTATGGCTGCGTGCCGGTGAGCAAGGTGTCATCGATCGCCTGAAAGAAGCTTTCGAAGCACTGAACGCTTTGGATCGCAACTAA